A stretch of the Drosophila sulfurigaster albostrigata strain 15112-1811.04 chromosome 2L, ASM2355843v2, whole genome shotgun sequence genome encodes the following:
- the LOC133850952 gene encoding uncharacterized protein LOC133850952, producing the protein MPLERSTDNIQATLRDQSPFCGICNEVLVDTELVAKTPCNHKFHANCIREAIREKTACPTCSTNCTLNVLSYSNNNLSVELNAAASLPASANESEVANDSLQRQSKAKNYRGRGRATTTYSGMTTRSSTRRLVEPMSQVEIANYIQASMAVQQAQMMEELTSFISKKLEVNEHLSSVQSSIPPQQDSYSSQVRNNSPAVNTNQGRNSVPRSESYSSIPPEKVSNIIQNWRIKFDGSKQCIHMDEFIYRVRSLTDQNLNRDYKVLCDHLHLLFNGKASDWYWKFHRNHDNFTWETFCKEFRERFDEGETDLDLMDKIRKRHQGVNEPFDDFQFAIEDLADRLQRSLSENQIVDILIRNSQPSLHHELLHLKISKRSQLREAVRKHELFYSDVKSFKPRTLRSYVNEIAYNDESELQSRDSEILGEEILAFQKKSSAPICWNCDKSGHRFDDCLEQRNIFCYGCGAKETFKPRCQKCNPSGNRTADVSKNLK; encoded by the coding sequence atgccaCTCGAACGCAGCACCGATAATATTCAAGCGACTTTGCGAGATCAAAGCCCATTTTGTGGTATTTGCAATGAGGTTTTAGTAGATACAGAACTTGTAGCTAAGACTCCTTGTAACCATAAGTTCCATGCAAATTGTATTCGTGAAGCCATAAGAGAAAAAACGGCTTGTCCAACTTGTAGTACAAATTGTACTCTCAATGTTTTGAGTTATTCAAATAACAACTTATCAGTAGAACTAAATGCAGCGGCTTCGTTACCAGCAAGTGCAAACGAATCTGAAGTAGCTAATGATAGCTTGCAAAGGCAATCTAAAGCTAAGAATTATAGAGGTAGAGGCCGAGCAACTACTACTTATTCAGGTATGACCACCAGATCATCCACAAGACGGTTGGTAGAGCCAATGTCTCAAGTAGAAATAGCTAACTATATCCAAGCAAGTATGGCAGTTCAACAAGCGCAAATGATGGAAGAATTAACATCTTTTATATCCAAAAAACTTGAAGTTAATGAACATTTATCTTCAGTTCAGTCCAGTATACCACCCCAACAAGACTCTTACTCTAGTCAAGTCAGAAACAATAGTCCAGCAGTCAATACAAATCAGGGTAGAAACAGCGTACCCAGATCTGAATCTTATTCTAGTATACCTCCAGAAAAGGTATCGAacattattcaaaattggAGAATTAAGTTTGACGGGTCAAAACAATGTATACATATGGACGAATTTATCTATCGAGTTCGATCTCTTACAGATCAAAATCTTAATAGAGATTATAAAGTTTTGTGTGATCATCtacatttattgtttaatggCAAAGCAAGTGACTGGTATTGGAAGTTCCATCGTAACCATGACAACTTCACTTGGGAAACCTTCTGTAAAGAGTTTCGTGAAAGATTCGACGAAGGTGAAACAGATTTAGATTTGATGGATAAGATTAGGAAAAGACATCAAGGGGTAAATGAACCTTTTGACgactttcaatttgcaattgaggATCTAGCAGATAGACTACAAAGGAGTTTGTCTGAAAACCAGATAGTCGATATATTGATCCGCAATTCTCAACCCAGTCTACACCATGAactattgcatttaaaaatttctaaaaGATCTCAGTTACGCGAGGCCGTGCGGAAGcatgaattattttattctgaTGTAAAGTCTTTTAAGCCGCGAACACTTCGTTCGTACGTAAATGAGATAGCTTATAATGATGAAAGTGAGTTACAGTCGAGAGACTCTGAAATATTAGGAGAAGAAATATTAGCATTCCAGAAGAAATCTTCTGCACCAATTTGTTGGAATTGTGACAAATCTGGTCACAGGTTCGACGATTGTTTAGAGCAGCGTAACATATTCTGTTATGGATGTGGCGCTAAGGAGACTTTTAAGCCACGTTGCCAGAAATGTAATCCATCGGGAAACCGAACTGCGGACGTGTCCAAGAATCTCAAGTAA